One Streptococcus sp. S1 DNA window includes the following coding sequences:
- the secY gene encoding preprotein translocase subunit SecY → MFFKLLKDAFKVKQVRSKILFTIFIILVFRIGTTITVPGVNAKILNNLQDVSFLNMLSLVSGNAMRNFSVFALGVSPYITASIVVQLLQMDLLPKFVEWGKQGEVGRRKLNQATRYISLVLAFVQSIGITATFHTLSQAKLVATPNTKTYLLIGAILTTGSMIVTWLGEQITDKGYGNGVSMIIFAGIVSSIPEMIKEIYENAFVNVRSGQMTNSLIFVGVLILAVLVIVYFTTFVEQAQYKIPIQYTKIAQGAPSSSYLPLKVNPAGVIPVIFASSITAAPAAIFQVISAMGYNAGWVRTAQAMLATNTPTGVAMYALLIILFTFFYTFVQINPEKTAENLQKSGAYIPGVRPGKGTEEFMSRLLRRLASVGSVFLGFITIIPILARDLFGLTDAVALGGTSLLIIISTGIEGMKQLEGYLLKRKYVGFMDTTTE, encoded by the coding sequence ATGTTTTTTAAATTATTAAAAGATGCTTTTAAGGTAAAACAGGTACGATCAAAGATTTTGTTTACAATCTTTATCATTCTTGTTTTCCGCATTGGAACTACGATTACAGTGCCTGGCGTAAATGCGAAAATTCTGAACAACCTTCAAGATGTGTCCTTCTTGAACATGCTCAGTTTGGTTTCTGGGAATGCCATGAGGAACTTCTCAGTTTTCGCATTAGGAGTTAGCCCATACATCACAGCTTCGATCGTCGTGCAACTTTTGCAAATGGATCTGTTACCTAAGTTTGTTGAATGGGGCAAACAAGGGGAAGTTGGTCGAAGAAAGCTCAACCAAGCAACACGCTATATTTCTTTGGTTCTAGCCTTTGTTCAATCCATCGGGATTACAGCCACCTTCCACACCTTGTCTCAGGCGAAATTAGTCGCAACTCCAAATACTAAGACTTATCTATTAATCGGTGCGATTCTGACGACCGGTTCCATGATTGTGACTTGGCTTGGAGAACAAATCACAGATAAAGGATACGGAAATGGTGTTTCAATGATTATCTTTGCGGGGATTGTGTCATCAATTCCTGAGATGATTAAAGAAATCTATGAAAATGCATTTGTGAACGTTCGTTCTGGTCAAATGACCAATTCCCTCATTTTTGTCGGGGTATTAATCCTTGCGGTCTTGGTTATTGTTTACTTTACAACCTTTGTAGAGCAAGCACAATACAAGATTCCAATCCAATATACAAAGATTGCACAAGGAGCTCCATCAAGTTCTTACCTTCCTTTGAAAGTAAACCCAGCAGGAGTTATTCCTGTCATCTTCGCTAGTTCGATTACAGCAGCGCCTGCTGCAATTTTCCAAGTGATTAGCGCTATGGGTTACAATGCAGGATGGGTGAGAACAGCTCAAGCCATGTTGGCTACAAACACACCAACTGGTGTTGCAATGTATGCCTTATTGATCATTCTCTTCACCTTCTTCTACACGTTTGTTCAGATCAATCCTGAAAAAACGGCAGAAAACCTTCAAAAGAGTGGTGCCTATATCCCAGGCGTTCGTCCTGGTAAGGGGACAGAAGAGTTTATGTCTCGTTTGCTACGTCGTTTAGCAAGTGTCGGATCAGTATTCCTTGGCTTTATTACCATCATTCCAATACTAGCTCGAGATTTATTTGGTTTGACAGATGCAGTTGCTCTTGGAGGAACTAGTTTGTTAATCATTATTTCAACAGGTATTGAGGGAATGAAACAATTAGAAGGCTACTTATTAAAACGTAAGTATGTCGGATTTATGGACACAACAACAGAATAG